A region of the Desulforhopalus sp. genome:
ACACTTGGCTATCTTGCCGATTGAGAAGGTTATAGCATCTGCAACCTTCTGGACAATTTCCGGTGATGGTGCGATTCCAGGCTTGAGGGCGATATACACCTCGGGTTCCTTGCCTTTGATCTCATGATTTACCGGAACAACAGCGGCTTCTGCGACCTCCGCGACATTCAAACAAGCCGACTCAATTTCCTTAGTTCCAAGACGATGACCGGAAACGTTGATAACGTCATCAATACGGCCAAGGATACGAATGTATCCATCTTCGGCCATCAGCGCGGCGTCACCGGTCAGATATGGCCAATCACGCCAATCTTTGCTATTTGGATCCTTGTTGTACATTCCGAAGTACGTATCAACAAATCGCTGCCGATTTCCCCAAATCGTCTGGAAGCACCCCGGCCACGGATTCTGTATACAGATATTGCCAGCCTTTCCAGCACCAGCTGGTATTTCCTTGCCATCCACATCAAAGATAATAGGATGAATACCAGGAACTCCGGGACCGGCGCTACCCGGTTTCATAGGTTGGAGACCAGGCACGGTTGAGCAGAGGAAACCACCGGTCTCAGTCTGCCAGTAGGTATCAACAATAACTGCTTTTCCTTTGCCAACCTTCTCTTCATACCACTTCCAAACTGCCGGCTCAATCGGCTCACCAACGGTGGTCATATGCTTGAAATTATAATTGTACTTAGCGGGCTCATCCGGTCCGATCTTTCGCAAGGCCCGAATTGTGGTTGGTGCGGTATGGAAGATATTAACACCAAGATCCTGCGCTATCCGCCAGGAACGTCCGGCGTCCGGATAGGTCGGCACACCTTCATAAATTACTGAAGATGCACACAGTGCCAATGGACCGTAGACAATAAATGAATGACCGGTAATCCAGCCGATATCAGCCATACACCAGTAAACATCCTCTGGATGAATATCTTGAATGTACTTGGACATCGCCGTCACGTATGCAAGATAGCCGCCGGTTCCGTGTTGGGCTCCTTTCGGTTTGCCAGTTGTACCACTGGTATACATCAAGAAGAGTGGATCTTCAGACAGCATTTGCTCAGGTTCGACTCTCGCGCCGTAATATTCCTTCAACTCGGTATTTACGACAATATCCCGCCCAGGAACAAGTGGAGAATCGGAAGACATTTTTCCGGGATAACGTTGCCAAACCAGTAATTTATCGACAGTTTGTCCGTCTTTTGCTGCCAGCTGGCAGGCCTCATCATCAACCGCCTTATGATTCAATAGCTTCCCTGCTCGGTAGTACGCATCCATCGTGATGAGTACCCGGCTGTTTGAATCGACAATCCTGTCGGCACAGGCACTTGAGGAAAAGCCGCCGAAGACCACGGAATGAATAACCCCCAAGCGAGCACACGCCAACATTGCAATGGGCAACTCTGCTGACATCGGCATGTGAATCGTTACCCTATCGCCTCTCTTCAGTCCCGCAGTATCTCTCAGTAAAGCAGCAAACTCATTGACACGTACGTAAAGCTCCTGATAGGTAACATGAACAACCGCCTCTTCTTCCAATTCCGAGACAAAATGAATGGCGGTTTTATTTTTATTCTTTGCTAAATGCCTGTCTATACAATTATAACTGGCATTGATCTTGCCGCCTCTAAACCATTTCCAGCAGGGTGCATCACTCGTGTCGAGAACCTCATCCCAATATTTATACCACGTCAACAGCTCAGCAAACTCAGTATAATAATCGGGGAAATTTTCCAATTTCATACGATCGAAAATGGATGCATCGGTAAGGTTCGCCTGACCGACGAAACCTGGGTTTGGATGATAATATTTTTCTTCCTGCCAATGAACGGCAATCTCAGCTTCCGAAGTTTCGACAATATTTTGTTTCTCACTCATGAATTTCACTCCTTGTAAATGGCTTATTGATTATCACTCAACAAAGACCCAAATATACCTACTGAACCTTTGCCCACCTGACTGAGGAGAATTATGGCACGTGCAGCCTTTCCGAGAAATTCTCTACAGAACAATGCAGAGAATTCCTCAGAAAAGTCTTGCCCGGTATTCTGGGATTAGGCAGTAACCTTACTGCCTTGAGTTTCATCCGAATGCATTGGCCGAGTTGTCATTTTAGCAACAATGACACCGATCACCAACAGAGCTCCGGAGATGTAAAAGGCATAGTTCAAACTACCGGTAAGATCTTCAATAGTTCCACCGAGTCTGGCCATGAAGAAACCGAGACCCCAACCGAAGAAAATCAATCCGTAGTTCATTCCTAGATTTTTAGGCCCATAAAAATCTGCCGCAAAAGAAGGCATCAAGGAAAGGCCGCCACCGTACTGCCAATAAGCTACACCGACAGCCAGGAAGAGCAGGAGAATGCTGCCACTCGACATGACGTAGGGCAAAGAAAAAAGGCACAAAGCAGAGACAGCGCAGTTCAAACAGTAGGCATTCAACCGGCCGATTTTATCTGAATAGAAACCAGTACCGACACGTCCAGCAGCATTGACAAAACCACCGTAGGAAACCAACAACCAAGCATTTGCCGCAAAGAACGGCATGTCCTTGGCTGCTTTCATCATCAAACCATTAGCATTGGCAATGATTAAAAGACCGGATTGGGTAGTAATAATAAACATAAAGACGAGGGCATAAAATTGCCAGGTCTTTACAACATCGCCCGGCTCCCAGTTGGTGATCGTTGAATTGGCAGTTGCAACATTGCCACCTGAGAGCATTGGCGGTTTGTATCCGGCAGGTGGCGTTTTCAGCAATTGCCCTGCGACAATTACAACTACCGCAAAAATGGTTCCTAGCCCATAAAAGCTTCCAGTTATCCCAAACTTATCAATGAGATATTGACCAAGAAAACCAATATACAAAGCGGCGCCGCCATAACCACCGACAACAATACCGGCGATCAAACCACGCTTATGAGGGCCAAACCATTTCAGAGCTGCCGGAGTCGGTGCAGCGTAGCCGATACCCATGCCGATACCACCAAGGATACCAAAACCAATCATGATTCCAGTATAACTCTTCATGTAACCGGCAAGGAGACAGCCCGCAGCCAAGGTCAAACCTCCAAGAGTAGCACCAAAACGTGGGCTAATTTTATCCTGGATACGTCCCCCAGGGATCATCAGGAATGCAAATATTATTACACAAAGAGAAAATGGAGTCGCCGCCTGGGCATTGTTCAAATACACCCATCCGGCGTTGATTCCGGTCATCACCTGCCCGGCTTTGTCTACATTGACCAGAGCAGTCTTCCAAATACTCCAGGCATACAGAATACCGAGACAGAGATTAATAGCTGTACCAGCAAAGACTGTAACCCAAGCCTGAGCCGGAACTGTTTGATTCGGTTGAGCCATCTGCTTCTCCTTTTTTGAATAATGATAATGACGTTAGTCACCCACCCTTACACCTGCCCATAGGACGAACTTTACAAGAAATTATTTTGCAGTGGGTAACTCAAAGGATCATCAAGTATTGCCATTCATTGTTCACTTTCTTCCTGCGGCACCTCCTTTGTTAATTTGATTGAACGGACGGCGTAAGTCTTCTTACTACACTTAACGTGCATTCTTGTAATTACAGGTTCTATTTGGAAACTGGATAGACCGTATATCAATTTTGTTTATCCCATAAGAATACATTTCTCAAGACAATAATAGCTCCTTTGCACATTCGTTATTCATTTATTCGGAGCCCCTAATATTATTGGGATAC
Encoded here:
- the acs gene encoding acetate--CoA ligase, whose amino-acid sequence is MSEKQNIVETSEAEIAVHWQEEKYYHPNPGFVGQANLTDASIFDRMKLENFPDYYTEFAELLTWYKYWDEVLDTSDAPCWKWFRGGKINASYNCIDRHLAKNKNKTAIHFVSELEEEAVVHVTYQELYVRVNEFAALLRDTAGLKRGDRVTIHMPMSAELPIAMLACARLGVIHSVVFGGFSSSACADRIVDSNSRVLITMDAYYRAGKLLNHKAVDDEACQLAAKDGQTVDKLLVWQRYPGKMSSDSPLVPGRDIVVNTELKEYYGARVEPEQMLSEDPLFLMYTSGTTGKPKGAQHGTGGYLAYVTAMSKYIQDIHPEDVYWCMADIGWITGHSFIVYGPLALCASSVIYEGVPTYPDAGRSWRIAQDLGVNIFHTAPTTIRALRKIGPDEPAKYNYNFKHMTTVGEPIEPAVWKWYEEKVGKGKAVIVDTYWQTETGGFLCSTVPGLQPMKPGSAGPGVPGIHPIIFDVDGKEIPAGAGKAGNICIQNPWPGCFQTIWGNRQRFVDTYFGMYNKDPNSKDWRDWPYLTGDAALMAEDGYIRILGRIDDVINVSGHRLGTKEIESACLNVAEVAEAAVVPVNHEIKGKEPEVYIALKPGIAPSPEIVQKVADAITFSIGKIAKCRNIWIVPDMPKTRSGKIMRRVLGAISNRGDVGNVMTLANPEIVEQIQKMVNDKLK
- a CDS encoding OFA family MFS transporter is translated as MAQPNQTVPAQAWVTVFAGTAINLCLGILYAWSIWKTALVNVDKAGQVMTGINAGWVYLNNAQAATPFSLCVIIFAFLMIPGGRIQDKISPRFGATLGGLTLAAGCLLAGYMKSYTGIMIGFGILGGIGMGIGYAAPTPAALKWFGPHKRGLIAGIVVGGYGGAALYIGFLGQYLIDKFGITGSFYGLGTIFAVVVIVAGQLLKTPPAGYKPPMLSGGNVATANSTITNWEPGDVVKTWQFYALVFMFIITTQSGLLIIANANGLMMKAAKDMPFFAANAWLLVSYGGFVNAAGRVGTGFYSDKIGRLNAYCLNCAVSALCLFSLPYVMSSGSILLLFLAVGVAYWQYGGGLSLMPSFAADFYGPKNLGMNYGLIFFGWGLGFFMARLGGTIEDLTGSLNYAFYISGALLVIGVIVAKMTTRPMHSDETQGSKVTA